A genomic region of Candidatus Neomarinimicrobiota bacterium contains the following coding sequences:
- a CDS encoding VOC family protein, which translates to MESRWPKRIPATQVRWTRFTSQLERIMTFYKEGLGLPELGASQDEEGRMSILFGLPGFNYHLEFIEQPAEANMPDPLPDHSFEFYIPDDFAYEDLIERLADLGHEPHPKEDSRWGDNAAVYHDPDGFRVVICNSEGV; encoded by the coding sequence ATGGAATCACGCTGGCCAAAACGCATACCGGCAACGCAGGTCAGGTGGACCCGATTTACGAGTCAACTTGAACGGATTATGACGTTCTACAAAGAGGGACTGGGACTACCGGAACTCGGGGCATCACAGGATGAGGAAGGCCGCATGAGTATCCTCTTCGGACTCCCGGGGTTTAACTATCACCTGGAATTCATAGAGCAGCCGGCGGAAGCAAACATGCCTGATCCCCTGCCTGATCACTCTTTTGAGTTCTACATTCCGGACGATTTTGCCTACGAAGATCTCATCGAGCGCTTAGCTGATTTAGGACATGAGCCCCACCCGAAAGAAGACTCCCGGTGGGGAGACAATGCCGCTGTCTATCACGATCCTGATGGTTTCCGGGTGGTAATTTGTAACAGTGAGGGAGTGTAG
- a CDS encoding DUF2809 domain-containing protein, whose translation MKFRVLVILSILVITPLGFATKFYYGPGEVWIQIYAGGVLYEIFWMLGLALVFPRLNDFANAGVVFGVTGLLEFAQLWHPPFLEALRSNFIGATIIGVGFDPWDFLYYAIGCLLGFLILRGYKSITLKSRPS comes from the coding sequence ATGAAATTCCGCGTTCTGGTTATACTTTCCATCCTGGTTATAACGCCGCTGGGTTTCGCCACCAAGTTCTACTATGGCCCTGGTGAAGTGTGGATCCAAATTTACGCCGGAGGGGTCCTCTATGAAATCTTCTGGATGTTGGGCCTCGCTTTGGTGTTTCCGCGCCTGAATGATTTCGCTAATGCCGGAGTGGTGTTTGGCGTAACAGGTCTTCTGGAATTCGCCCAGCTGTGGCATCCACCATTTCTTGAGGCATTACGTTCTAATTTTATAGGCGCTACCATCATCGGGGTTGGCTTCGATCCGTGGGATTTTCTGTATTATGCTATCGGTTGTCTCCTGGGCTTCCTCATTCTCAGGGGCTACAAGTCCATCACTCTAAAATCCCGACCTTCCTGA
- a CDS encoding SDR family oxidoreductase has translation MSKDNTVLIIGANRGLGLEWTKQWLERGANVIATARQPDKADALQNLKDEAGDRLRICQVDVSSDDSVDSLADELESEPVDILIHNAGVMGRAGLESLDTKNVLEVMNVNSVGAIRTVRAFRDNLRKSGGRSKIALITSLMGSIDDNRSGGSYAYRMSKAALNMAGRSMSVDLASDNIDVVILHPGWVKTDMGGASARITVDESVNGMMKVLDRLDASTSGTFWHSNGKQLPW, from the coding sequence ATGTCTAAAGACAACACCGTCTTAATCATCGGCGCAAACCGCGGGCTCGGCCTGGAGTGGACAAAACAATGGCTTGAGCGTGGAGCAAACGTTATTGCAACCGCCCGGCAGCCGGATAAAGCCGATGCATTACAGAACCTCAAAGATGAAGCTGGCGATCGGCTCAGGATTTGTCAGGTGGATGTGTCCAGTGACGACAGCGTGGATTCGCTGGCAGATGAATTGGAAAGTGAGCCTGTGGATATTCTCATCCACAACGCTGGCGTTATGGGCAGGGCCGGACTCGAATCGCTGGATACGAAAAATGTCCTTGAGGTTATGAACGTAAACAGCGTTGGAGCAATTCGGACTGTTCGCGCATTTCGGGATAATCTCCGGAAGTCCGGGGGCCGATCAAAAATCGCGCTCATCACTTCGCTGATGGGGTCAATCGACGACAACCGCAGTGGCGGTTCCTACGCCTATCGAATGAGTAAGGCTGCGTTGAATATGGCGGGCCGTTCCATGTCCGTAGATTTAGCATCGGATAACATCGATGTGGTCATACTCCATCCCGGATGGGTTAAGACCGATATGGGCGGTGCCAGCGCCCGAATCACGGTGGACGAAAGCGTCAACGGAATGATGAAAGTTTTGGACAGACTGGACGCATCCACCTCCGGCACCTTCTGGCACTCAAACGGCAAACAACTCCCGTGGTAA
- a CDS encoding S9 family peptidase, giving the protein MTRQNYFTRTLTIIAGFLFLILISKNGMTADMTEFTSYDVAKIKTVGGAYISPDGKNIAYTLSVQRNPFEEENGKAWTELHVVSADGESHPYVFGEVDVSDVAWTPDGKAISFVDKRGDDEERSLYSIPLDGGEARKIFEHETDITSYSWSPDGKKVAFLAKKDKSEEEENLEEQGFNQEIYEEDWRPVQVWIYDTEAEVADPRLIDLSGSASELHWGPKGERLALALAPTSLIDDHYMFRRIRIVDVESGEVTTKIDNPGKLGDVRWSPDGKSLAFVSGVDINDPSAGRIMVADVQSGEFENLLPGFEGHVDHVEWTDKNTIAYIASESVWTTFNTISKDGENQKKLIKKEGPILNGFSLSKDGKVAAFDAESPKHPDEVFRYEFGRNLERLTDSNPWLKNKKLAEQEVVTWEARDGLELQGVLIKPLDYDENKRYPLILAVHGGPESHDSNEWLTSYSDPGQVGAAQGFAVFYPNYRGSTGRGVEFLKSSQNNPAGKEFDDLVDAVDHFVEIGLADKDRVGITGGSYGGYASAWGATYYSDRFAASVMFVGISDKISKTGTSDIPQELYLVHDSTWPWEDWMHFLKSSPIHYVEQAKTPILIMHGEDDTRVNPGQSMELYRFLKVRNQAPVRLVFYKDEGHGNRKAASKLDYSLRLMRWMNYYLKGDGGDPPEYPVAYQEDMLD; this is encoded by the coding sequence GTGACCAGGCAAAATTATTTCACCCGGACACTAACTATAATCGCGGGCTTTTTATTTCTGATACTTATCTCCAAAAACGGAATGACAGCTGACATGACCGAATTTACATCGTACGACGTGGCAAAAATCAAAACGGTAGGTGGGGCGTATATTTCCCCGGACGGGAAAAATATCGCCTACACTCTGTCCGTCCAGCGTAATCCATTCGAAGAGGAGAATGGTAAGGCATGGACGGAACTGCATGTTGTGTCTGCAGATGGTGAAAGCCACCCATACGTATTCGGGGAAGTCGATGTCTCTGACGTCGCATGGACGCCGGATGGTAAAGCAATTTCGTTCGTGGACAAGCGCGGCGATGATGAAGAACGGAGTCTTTATTCGATACCGCTCGATGGCGGAGAAGCCCGGAAAATATTCGAACACGAGACCGATATTACATCTTATTCCTGGAGTCCGGACGGGAAAAAAGTGGCTTTCCTGGCGAAAAAGGATAAGTCAGAAGAAGAGGAGAATCTCGAGGAACAAGGCTTTAACCAGGAAATCTACGAAGAAGACTGGCGGCCTGTGCAGGTATGGATTTATGATACCGAAGCAGAGGTCGCCGATCCGCGCTTGATTGATTTGTCCGGTTCCGCCTCGGAATTACACTGGGGCCCGAAGGGCGAGCGACTCGCCCTGGCGCTGGCGCCGACCTCGCTCATCGACGATCATTACATGTTCCGCCGAATTCGTATTGTTGACGTGGAGTCCGGAGAAGTTACCACAAAAATCGATAATCCCGGCAAACTGGGAGATGTCCGCTGGAGCCCTGACGGAAAGAGTCTGGCGTTTGTCTCCGGTGTCGATATCAATGATCCAAGCGCCGGTCGCATTATGGTCGCTGATGTACAATCCGGCGAGTTCGAGAATCTACTACCCGGCTTCGAGGGGCACGTAGATCATGTAGAGTGGACGGATAAGAATACCATCGCCTACATCGCTTCCGAGAGCGTCTGGACAACATTTAATACTATTTCCAAAGATGGTGAAAACCAGAAGAAACTTATCAAAAAAGAAGGCCCCATTCTCAACGGATTCAGTCTTTCCAAAGATGGCAAAGTCGCGGCATTCGATGCCGAATCACCGAAACATCCGGACGAGGTATTCCGGTATGAATTCGGCAGAAATTTGGAGCGATTGACCGATAGTAATCCGTGGCTTAAGAACAAAAAACTTGCGGAGCAGGAAGTCGTGACCTGGGAAGCCAGAGACGGTTTGGAGCTCCAGGGCGTGTTAATCAAGCCGCTGGATTATGACGAGAACAAGCGCTATCCGCTGATTCTGGCGGTGCACGGCGGTCCGGAATCACACGATTCCAATGAATGGCTTACCAGTTATTCCGATCCCGGACAGGTCGGAGCTGCGCAGGGCTTTGCGGTCTTCTATCCGAACTATCGAGGCAGCACCGGGCGCGGCGTGGAATTTCTGAAGTCAAGCCAAAACAATCCGGCCGGTAAGGAGTTCGATGATCTGGTTGATGCCGTGGATCATTTCGTTGAGATCGGTCTGGCGGATAAAGACCGGGTGGGCATCACCGGCGGGAGCTACGGCGGATACGCTTCGGCCTGGGGCGCTACCTATTATTCGGATCGGTTTGCGGCCAGCGTAATGTTCGTGGGCATCAGCGACAAGATCTCGAAGACCGGAACCTCGGATATCCCGCAGGAACTTTACCTGGTACACGATTCCACGTGGCCGTGGGAAGACTGGATGCACTTTTTGAAGTCCAGTCCCATCCACTACGTGGAACAGGCCAAAACACCGATCCTTATTATGCACGGGGAGGACGATACCCGGGTGAATCCCGGACAGTCCATGGAATTGTACCGATTCCTGAAGGTGCGAAATCAGGCACCGGTCCGGTTGGTTTTTTACAAAGATGAAGGGCATGGTAACAGGAAGGCGGCATCAAAGCTCGATTACAGCCTGCGCCTGATGCGTTGGATGAATTACTATCTGAAGGGCGATGGCGGCGACCCACCGGAGTATCCCGTCGCGTATCAGGAAGATATGCTGGATTAA
- a CDS encoding PDZ domain-containing protein, with protein sequence MSQSGYYRYPVIRDELVIFVSEDDLWQVPLQGGTANRVTSNPGEVTNSAIAPGGKYIAFTGSEEGHTEVYIMPGNGGESRRLTYLGSNSKVVGFSRDGKSVLFSSNAHQPFGRFHALWKIDVEGGLPEQLPYGLAHDIAYGDEERVVIGRNTGEPARWKRYRGGTAGVLWIGNENGTDFRKLLDIDGNLASPLWINGRIYFISDHNGIGNLWSVNPDGKDLQQHTNHKEFFARNATTDGKFIVYHAGGNLYRLEPGTDAPDEIPVEYHSQRSGRNRKFVSPGKYLESYAPHPEGHSLAVTSRGKPFTFANWEGAVEQIGQANSVRYQMTRWLHDGDRLVTVADETGEEHLEIYAPDSGEKRVCLNDMDIGRPLNLHPSPTENKVAFSNHRHELVLVDLDAKEATVLDRSEYQRLRGVAWSPDGCWIAFSCAETQQTFSLKIANVKSGKCHQVTPPRFRDVQPSFDPDGKYLYFLSYREFNPVYDSMYFDLNFPRGMRPYLVTLREEIPSPFIPHPKPPGGSGSNSNSNGNNSQNDEDSDHDKSEVAIDFAGIENRIIKFPVPEGRYQQIQGVKGKALFSVLPVKGALDRNIMSGAPKADATLEYYDFSKQKKETVSKNVTSFRVAQNSGTLFYRSKNKIRALKIEPLKKQKSKSKPGRESGWIDLSRIKVSVDPPSEWEQMFNEIWRLQREHFWTEDMSGVDWQTVYDRYHPLLNKVTSRSEFSDLIWEMQGELGTSHAYEIGGDYPRKPTYKQGFLGADYEYDSDGEGYILKNFIRGDSWKDDSDSPLRLVGAGIEEGDLLLAVNGQRVSAERSPQELLVNHAGDEVKLTLRKPGNDEPYSATVKALKNETDARYRQWVERNLEYVRERTDGKVGYVHIPNMGPVGYAEFHRYYLAEVDKESLIVDVRFNGGGHVSQLILEKLARQRIGYDVQRWGKPEPYPSESVLGPIVALTNEHAGSDGDIFSHCFKLMNLGTLIGKRTWGGVIGIFPRHFLVDGSVTTQPEFSFWFEDVGWGVENYGTDPDIDVDITPEDYASGADPQLDRAIEEILKAREDNPTELPDFEDKPDLSLPK encoded by the coding sequence ATGTCCCAATCAGGTTATTACCGATACCCCGTCATCCGGGATGAGTTGGTGATATTCGTAAGTGAAGATGACCTGTGGCAGGTCCCTCTGCAGGGAGGAACTGCAAACAGGGTAACCTCCAATCCAGGGGAAGTAACCAATTCCGCTATCGCCCCGGGTGGCAAATATATCGCCTTCACCGGAAGCGAAGAGGGGCATACGGAAGTGTATATTATGCCCGGAAATGGCGGAGAATCCCGGCGATTAACCTATCTTGGAAGTAATTCAAAAGTCGTCGGTTTTTCCAGAGATGGGAAAAGCGTGTTATTCTCCAGTAATGCGCATCAACCATTTGGACGATTTCATGCCCTCTGGAAAATTGATGTGGAGGGCGGACTGCCGGAGCAGCTGCCGTATGGGTTGGCGCACGATATCGCCTATGGTGACGAGGAGAGAGTGGTTATCGGACGTAATACCGGCGAACCGGCGCGATGGAAGAGATATCGTGGCGGGACTGCCGGTGTCCTTTGGATTGGCAACGAGAACGGCACGGATTTCCGCAAGCTTCTGGATATCGATGGTAATCTGGCCTCACCTCTCTGGATAAATGGAAGAATCTATTTTATCTCAGACCATAACGGAATCGGGAACCTCTGGTCGGTCAATCCCGACGGGAAAGATCTGCAGCAGCATACCAACCATAAAGAGTTTTTCGCCAGGAATGCAACTACGGATGGAAAATTTATTGTATATCATGCCGGTGGCAACCTGTACCGGCTGGAACCGGGGACGGATGCTCCGGATGAAATTCCGGTTGAATACCACAGCCAGCGGTCCGGACGTAACCGGAAGTTCGTCAGCCCCGGAAAATATCTGGAATCGTATGCTCCGCATCCGGAAGGACATTCGCTGGCAGTCACATCCCGTGGCAAGCCGTTTACCTTTGCCAACTGGGAAGGCGCGGTCGAACAGATCGGCCAGGCAAACAGCGTCCGATATCAAATGACCCGGTGGCTGCACGACGGCGACCGTCTCGTTACCGTAGCAGATGAAACCGGGGAGGAGCATCTGGAAATTTATGCTCCGGACTCGGGAGAGAAACGGGTGTGTTTGAATGATATGGATATCGGCAGACCGCTGAACCTGCACCCCTCTCCCACAGAGAATAAAGTTGCGTTCTCTAACCATCGCCATGAACTGGTATTGGTGGATCTGGACGCAAAAGAAGCCACGGTGCTTGATCGGAGTGAATACCAGCGGCTACGGGGTGTGGCCTGGTCACCGGACGGCTGTTGGATTGCCTTTAGCTGCGCAGAAACACAACAGACATTTTCCCTGAAAATTGCAAACGTTAAAAGTGGGAAATGCCACCAAGTTACGCCACCCCGATTCCGTGACGTACAGCCGAGTTTCGATCCGGATGGGAAATATCTGTATTTTCTATCTTATCGGGAATTTAACCCGGTTTATGACAGCATGTATTTTGACTTGAATTTCCCCCGGGGGATGCGGCCGTATCTCGTTACGTTGCGGGAAGAGATCCCGTCGCCGTTCATTCCCCATCCAAAACCGCCGGGAGGTTCCGGATCCAATTCTAATTCTAATGGGAATAATAGTCAGAATGATGAAGACTCCGACCACGACAAATCGGAAGTCGCCATCGACTTCGCTGGGATCGAAAACAGGATCATAAAATTTCCGGTTCCTGAGGGCCGGTACCAGCAGATCCAGGGGGTGAAAGGGAAAGCATTGTTTTCGGTACTGCCGGTAAAAGGGGCGCTGGATAGAAATATTATGTCCGGTGCACCAAAGGCTGATGCTACGCTTGAATACTATGATTTTTCAAAGCAAAAGAAAGAAACAGTTTCGAAAAACGTGACCAGTTTTCGGGTAGCGCAGAATAGTGGGACGCTGTTTTACCGCTCGAAAAACAAAATCCGGGCCCTGAAGATCGAACCGCTCAAAAAACAAAAAAGCAAATCAAAGCCCGGGCGTGAGAGCGGGTGGATTGATCTTTCACGGATAAAGGTCTCCGTCGACCCGCCCAGCGAGTGGGAGCAGATGTTCAATGAGATCTGGCGGCTCCAGCGGGAGCACTTCTGGACGGAAGATATGTCCGGCGTAGACTGGCAAACGGTGTACGATCGGTACCATCCATTGCTAAACAAAGTCACGTCCCGGAGTGAATTTTCCGATCTCATCTGGGAAATGCAGGGCGAACTCGGCACTTCGCACGCCTACGAGATTGGCGGAGATTATCCCCGGAAGCCGACCTACAAACAGGGATTCCTGGGTGCGGATTACGAGTACGATTCCGATGGCGAAGGGTACATCCTGAAGAATTTTATCCGCGGCGACAGCTGGAAAGATGATAGCGATTCGCCGTTGCGACTGGTGGGGGCCGGAATCGAAGAGGGCGACCTGCTGCTGGCGGTGAACGGTCAGCGGGTGAGTGCTGAACGCTCACCACAGGAGTTACTGGTGAATCATGCAGGGGATGAAGTAAAATTGACCCTAAGAAAACCCGGCAATGATGAACCGTATTCCGCGACAGTGAAAGCACTGAAAAACGAGACTGATGCCCGGTACCGACAGTGGGTTGAGCGGAATTTAGAATATGTCCGGGAAAGGACCGACGGAAAAGTCGGCTACGTACACATCCCGAATATGGGGCCGGTGGGTTATGCGGAGTTCCATCGCTACTATCTGGCGGAGGTGGATAAGGAATCGCTCATTGTCGATGTTCGGTTTAATGGCGGTGGACACGTCTCGCAGCTCATCCTTGAGAAACTTGCTCGTCAGCGGATTGGTTACGATGTGCAGCGTTGGGGGAAACCGGAGCCGTATCCCTCCGAGTCCGTACTGGGACCAATTGTCGCGCTGACCAACGAACATGCCGGCTCGGACGGCGATATATTTAGCCATTGCTTCAAACTCATGAATCTTGGTACTCTCATTGGAAAGCGTACCTGGGGCGGCGTCATCGGGATTTTTCCGAGACATTTTCTTGTAGACGGCAGTGTCACTACCCAGCCGGAATTTTCGTTTTGGTTCGAAGATGTAGGCTGGGGCGTGGAAAATTACGGGACGGATCCGGACATCGACGTGGACATCACCCCGGAGGATTATGCCAGCGGAGCAGATCCGCAGCTGGATAGGGCCATCGAGGAAATCCTGAAAGCCCGGGAAGATAACCCAACCGAACTCCCGGATTTTGAGGACAAACCAGATCTGTCGTTGCCGAAGTAA
- a CDS encoding Glu/Leu/Phe/Val dehydrogenase, which yields MSSAISFFEQVNRSFDKAAQYTDHSQGLLDQIKNCNSVYHIAFPLERDDGSIEVIHSWRAEHSHHKLPVKGGIRYAMNVNEDEVMALAASMTYKCAIVDVPFGGGKGGVKISRPQYSQDELERITRRYTFELVKKNFIGPGSDVPAPDYGTGPQEMSWIADTYMAMSVNELNTMACVTGKPVSQGGVRGRLEATGRGVCFGIREACDRPEDMQSLGFSTGLGDKTFIIQGLGNVGYHAAKFMQEGGATLVGVSEYEGGIYNPDGLDVDEVVSHRKESGDIHDFPGAENIESSLETLEKECDILIPAALENQITRENAPRIQAKIIGEAANGPVTADAHDILTEKGCLIIPDFYLNAGGVTASYFEWLKDLSHVRFGRMQKRFDESSNMRILDSMEELAGKRFSTIDKKQVAQGPSEEDLVNSGLEETMIVAYNEIREVQNQHGGKVDMRTAAFIDAINKIARSYKEMGIFP from the coding sequence ATGTCATCGGCTATCAGTTTCTTTGAACAGGTTAACCGCAGCTTTGATAAGGCGGCGCAATATACGGATCATTCCCAGGGGTTGCTGGATCAGATAAAAAATTGTAACAGTGTCTATCATATTGCCTTCCCGCTGGAGCGGGATGATGGCTCAATAGAGGTCATCCATTCCTGGCGTGCCGAGCACAGTCATCACAAGCTGCCGGTGAAGGGCGGTATCCGCTATGCTATGAACGTCAACGAAGATGAAGTGATGGCTCTGGCCGCGTCGATGACCTACAAATGCGCCATCGTCGACGTGCCGTTTGGTGGTGGCAAGGGGGGCGTGAAAATTTCGCGCCCCCAGTATTCGCAGGATGAGTTGGAGCGGATAACCCGGCGGTACACATTTGAACTGGTGAAAAAGAATTTTATCGGCCCGGGATCAGATGTGCCGGCGCCGGATTATGGTACCGGTCCCCAGGAGATGTCCTGGATCGCCGATACCTATATGGCCATGTCCGTCAACGAGTTGAACACCATGGCCTGCGTAACCGGGAAACCGGTCTCTCAGGGAGGCGTTCGCGGACGGCTGGAAGCCACGGGCCGTGGCGTTTGCTTTGGCATCCGGGAAGCGTGTGATCGTCCGGAAGATATGCAATCGCTGGGATTCAGCACCGGCCTCGGCGACAAAACCTTTATTATACAGGGTTTGGGAAATGTGGGATACCATGCGGCCAAGTTTATGCAGGAGGGGGGCGCCACGCTGGTCGGTGTCTCGGAATACGAAGGCGGCATTTACAACCCTGATGGCCTGGACGTAGACGAAGTGGTTTCCCACCGGAAAGAGTCCGGTGATATCCACGACTTTCCGGGAGCAGAAAATATTGAATCCTCCCTGGAAACGCTGGAGAAAGAGTGTGATATCTTAATCCCGGCGGCGCTGGAGAACCAAATCACCAGGGAGAACGCGCCTCGTATCCAGGCAAAAATCATTGGCGAGGCAGCCAACGGCCCGGTGACAGCGGATGCCCATGACATCCTTACGGAAAAAGGGTGTTTAATTATTCCGGATTTCTACCTGAACGCCGGCGGGGTGACCGCCTCGTATTTTGAGTGGCTCAAGGATCTGTCGCATGTTCGGTTCGGCCGCATGCAGAAACGGTTCGATGAATCCTCAAATATGCGTATCCTGGATTCGATGGAGGAACTCGCCGGAAAGCGCTTCTCCACTATTGATAAAAAACAGGTGGCGCAGGGACCAAGCGAAGAAGACCTGGTGAACTCCGGTCTCGAGGAAACCATGATTGTTGCGTACAACGAAATACGAGAGGTGCAGAACCAGCATGGCGGGAAGGTCGATATGCGTACCGCCGCATTTATAGATGCCATTAACAAAATTGCCCGTTCCTACAAAGAAATGGGCATATTTCCGTAG
- a CDS encoding NAD-dependent epimerase/dehydratase family protein translates to MPVLVTGATGHIGNSLCRALLAEGRTVRGTIRSTSNLEPIQELDIETAEANLLVPDSLVHAMAGCDVVYHTAAVYKTAAVNPELEIIKPAIEGTRNVLQAAKKQGIRKLIYVSSAVSIGGGDSFDHGRGPSDWNENPASPYNVAKTRSEQVAREMAKELDLNVVFVLPGLVLGPNDYKITPSNGIVRDFLNGKIPFSYDGALSVTDVRDVVEGMLLAEKHGLPGERYILAGTGITIADLLQQISEMSTRSAPAIHLSSGAGKVLAHPVKWISGMFHTEPMITPEFVEDYFGKYYNFSSAASEEKLGYSYRPLLRILEDTINWLIQRGEVSPDVRVVENS, encoded by the coding sequence ATGCCAGTACTCGTTACCGGAGCCACCGGTCACATCGGAAATTCTCTCTGCCGGGCCTTGCTAGCAGAGGGTCGGACAGTTCGTGGCACCATTCGCTCCACTAGTAATCTAGAGCCGATCCAGGAACTGGATATTGAAACAGCCGAAGCAAACCTGTTAGTTCCGGATTCGCTCGTTCATGCCATGGCGGGGTGCGATGTGGTCTACCATACGGCGGCGGTCTATAAAACAGCAGCCGTCAACCCGGAACTGGAAATCATTAAACCGGCTATTGAGGGAACCCGGAATGTGCTCCAGGCCGCGAAAAAACAAGGGATCAGGAAACTTATCTACGTGAGTTCTGCCGTTTCCATTGGCGGGGGTGACTCGTTTGACCATGGGCGCGGGCCGTCGGACTGGAATGAGAATCCGGCATCCCCGTATAATGTTGCCAAAACCCGCTCGGAGCAGGTTGCCAGAGAGATGGCAAAGGAGTTGGATCTCAATGTGGTTTTTGTCCTTCCGGGATTGGTTCTGGGGCCGAACGATTATAAAATTACGCCTTCCAACGGTATTGTCCGGGATTTTCTAAACGGAAAAATACCGTTTTCCTATGATGGGGCTCTTTCGGTTACAGACGTCAGGGATGTGGTTGAAGGGATGCTGCTCGCGGAAAAACACGGACTGCCGGGAGAACGGTATATTTTGGCTGGAACAGGGATTACTATTGCGGATTTGTTGCAACAAATTTCCGAAATGAGCACCCGATCTGCACCGGCAATTCATTTAAGTTCCGGAGCGGGCAAAGTTCTGGCCCATCCGGTGAAATGGATTTCCGGCATGTTTCATACCGAACCGATGATCACCCCTGAATTCGTAGAAGATTATTTCGGCAAATATTACAACTTCAGTTCCGCTGCTTCGGAAGAGAAACTGGGATACTCCTATCGCCCGCTGCTTCGAATTCTTGAAGATACCATTAACTGGCTCATCCAGCGGGGAGAAGTCTCTCCGGACGTTCGTGTCGTTGAAAACAGCTGA
- a CDS encoding cupin domain-containing protein: MTNKTINISEIEPKTTTHGSIYEWSRQKITDKLDGEKLGASIYELPPGKRAFVYHFHHANEELFFVLEGNGTVRTPEGNQEITEGDFFVAVTGKEGAHQIINNSDEPLRYLAVSTMIEPEVVEYEDSEKVFVMAGAAPGGDKDRRDLNLIFKQADATDYWDGEPE, from the coding sequence ATGACCAATAAAACAATCAATATTTCCGAGATTGAGCCCAAAACCACCACTCACGGATCAATCTACGAGTGGTCACGACAAAAGATCACTGATAAACTCGACGGAGAAAAACTCGGCGCCAGTATCTACGAACTCCCGCCGGGAAAACGTGCATTCGTCTATCATTTCCATCATGCTAATGAAGAACTTTTTTTCGTTCTCGAGGGAAATGGTACTGTCCGAACTCCGGAAGGGAATCAGGAGATCACCGAAGGCGATTTCTTCGTGGCGGTGACCGGAAAAGAGGGGGCGCATCAAATTATCAATAATTCGGATGAACCGCTGCGCTACCTAGCCGTCAGCACGATGATTGAGCCGGAAGTTGTTGAGTATGAGGATTCGGAAAAGGTGTTCGTGATGGCTGGCGCGGCGCCGGGTGGAGACAAGGACCGGCGAGACCTGAATCTCATCTTTAAGCAGGCGGATGCCACCGATTACTGGGATGGCGAACCTGAATAA
- a CDS encoding NifU N-terminal domain-containing protein — translation MNSEAKNHKQQRCTAISETILREFPPNPNLVNYHTRRQMTTMMSERYTPDSDWYPSGWTRKLGAIAGITNIHLMRHKLRLKRNPEMSWDKIIPSVEAVLIGAWEGIEIKEAPEVVNDRREFELPDGLYFEKRRVFEGVDHSKKYTPAEKLYEIPGITTLVFYKDQVTVKRGYCYPWEEIEPEVIEVLQNLTV, via the coding sequence ATGAATTCCGAAGCGAAAAATCACAAACAGCAGAGGTGTACGGCCATCTCCGAGACGATATTACGCGAATTTCCGCCAAATCCGAACCTGGTGAATTACCACACCCGCCGGCAGATGACAACTATGATGTCCGAACGCTATACGCCGGACTCCGACTGGTATCCCAGCGGTTGGACTCGGAAACTCGGAGCTATCGCTGGCATTACAAACATCCATCTGATGCGCCATAAACTCCGTCTGAAGAGGAATCCGGAAATGTCCTGGGATAAAATTATTCCATCGGTGGAGGCTGTGCTCATCGGAGCATGGGAAGGTATTGAAATCAAGGAAGCGCCGGAGGTGGTAAACGATCGCCGGGAATTTGAATTACCCGATGGACTCTATTTTGAAAAACGTCGTGTTTTTGAGGGAGTCGATCACTCTAAAAAATATACTCCGGCGGAAAAATTATATGAGATCCCGGGAATTACAACGCTTGTGTTTTATAAGGATCAGGTGACAGTGAAGCGAGGGTATTGCTATCCATGGGAGGAGATAGAACCGGAGGTTATCGAGGTGCTTCAAAACCTAACGGTATGA